In Haloplanus rubicundus, one DNA window encodes the following:
- a CDS encoding ATP-binding cassette domain-containing protein, whose protein sequence is MTPAIDVDGVSVSLGGVTVLDAVSTSVDEGQFVGLVGPNGTGKTTLLRTINGALAPDRGAVHVAGEDVAALGSRATSQLVATVPQSTAIAFEFPVRHVVAMGRTPHIGRFGTRTTADREAVDAAMERAAIANLADRPVTEVSGGERQRVFLARALAQDTPVLLLDEPTSDLDVNHQVRTLDIVSELVAEGRTVVAAIHDLDLAARYCDELRLLYDGRVQAAGPPASVLTGATVEAAFGARATVTDHPVTGSVSVTAFVDDPDAADGRVHVVGGGGAATPLLHRLDAAGFECSVGAVSADDPDAETARAIDADLVTVPPYAPVDDEARGGVVDRLRRADAVVVADVTVAPGNRPVLDAVRGADAPVVVVDGRPIDERNFAGAAGRRLDARLRTRGRVVDDDPAAVVAAVRRVVGRGTTDTDPDSRTAETDPRP, encoded by the coding sequence GTGACGCCCGCCATCGACGTCGACGGCGTCTCCGTCTCCCTCGGCGGCGTGACCGTCCTCGATGCGGTGTCGACGAGCGTCGACGAGGGGCAGTTCGTCGGCCTCGTCGGTCCGAACGGCACCGGCAAGACGACGCTGCTTCGGACGATCAACGGCGCGCTCGCCCCGGATCGGGGGGCGGTCCACGTCGCGGGCGAGGACGTGGCGGCCCTCGGCTCGCGGGCGACGAGCCAGCTCGTCGCGACCGTCCCGCAGTCGACCGCAATCGCCTTCGAGTTCCCCGTTCGCCACGTCGTCGCGATGGGGCGAACGCCCCACATCGGCCGGTTCGGCACCCGGACGACGGCGGACCGGGAGGCCGTCGACGCGGCGATGGAGCGCGCGGCCATCGCGAACCTCGCGGACCGCCCCGTGACGGAGGTGAGCGGCGGCGAACGACAGCGGGTCTTCCTCGCGCGGGCGCTCGCACAGGACACGCCCGTCCTCCTGCTCGACGAACCCACCTCCGACCTCGACGTGAACCATCAGGTCCGGACGCTCGACATCGTGTCCGAACTCGTCGCTGAGGGCCGAACCGTCGTCGCGGCCATCCACGACCTCGACCTCGCGGCGCGGTACTGCGACGAACTCCGCCTCCTCTACGACGGGCGGGTGCAGGCGGCCGGACCGCCGGCGTCGGTGCTCACCGGCGCGACCGTCGAGGCAGCGTTCGGCGCGCGGGCGACGGTCACCGACCACCCGGTGACCGGATCGGTATCGGTGACGGCGTTCGTGGACGACCCCGATGCCGCGGACGGGCGCGTCCACGTCGTGGGCGGCGGCGGGGCCGCGACGCCGCTGCTTCACCGCCTCGACGCCGCCGGGTTCGAGTGCTCCGTCGGCGCCGTGAGTGCGGACGACCCCGACGCCGAGACGGCGCGGGCGATAGATGCGGACCTCGTGACTGTCCCGCCGTACGCGCCCGTCGACGACGAGGCGCGGGGGGGCGTCGTCGACCGACTCCGCCGGGCGGACGCCGTCGTCGTCGCCGACGTGACCGTAGCGCCGGGGAACCGACCCGTCCTCGACGCCGTCCGCGGGGCCGACGCGCCGGTCGTCGTCGTCGACGGCCGTCCCATCGACGAACGGAACTTCGCGGGCGCCGCGGGACGGCGACTCGACGCCCGACTCCGGACGCGGGGGCGCGTCGTCGACGACGACCCGGCGGCCGTCGTCGCGGCGGTGCGCCGCGTCGTCGGAAGGGGGACGACCGACACCGATCCGGACTCCCGAACCGCCGAGACCGACCCCCGACCGTAG
- a CDS encoding PUA domain-containing protein, which produces MSQSDTELARLRTVADYQFGAGAGAALFPPDETLDVTHSTGGRPRQVRAEGDRIVSYGVDGRFTLGIEGGRRLVAALPAPAARVVVGSESEPFVRDGKNAFAKFVRGVDDDVRPSDEVAVVDGDGDVLAVGRAELAADAMRDFETGMAVKVRAGAGAE; this is translated from the coding sequence ATGAGTCAGTCCGACACCGAACTCGCCCGACTGCGGACGGTCGCCGACTACCAGTTCGGCGCCGGCGCGGGCGCGGCGCTCTTTCCTCCCGACGAGACCCTCGACGTGACCCACTCGACCGGCGGGCGGCCACGACAGGTCCGCGCCGAAGGGGACCGGATCGTCTCCTACGGGGTCGACGGACGCTTCACCCTCGGTATCGAGGGTGGTCGCCGACTCGTCGCGGCGCTCCCGGCACCCGCGGCCCGCGTCGTCGTCGGATCGGAGAGCGAACCCTTCGTCCGCGACGGCAAGAACGCCTTCGCGAAGTTCGTCCGGGGCGTCGACGACGACGTCCGGCCGAGCGACGAGGTGGCCGTCGTCGACGGGGACGGCGACGTGTTGGCGGTCGGGCGGGCGGAACTCGCCGCCGACGCGATGCGCGACTTCGAGACGGGGATGGCGGTGAAGGTGCGGGCGGGCGCCGGCGCCGAGTAG
- a CDS encoding MBL fold metallo-hydrolase, whose protein sequence is MAHELGESDWGDWLPTAVADADPDGVAIWYLGCNGFVLKGSDGTTLFIDPYCGLGDPPRTVRMIPVPFDPTDVREADAILATHEHSDHVHGPTQAPILASTGADYYAPDASMATVEGGGWIDDWSVVAEQFVTVTEDETFEVGEFTITVVAVNDPDADHPVGYVIEHDAGTVFHGGDTRPADSFRSLANRFDIDLGVLAFGSAGRIPDKETREPKRTQWYADENGVVRAANALELDRLVPSHWDMWKGLTADPTVLHHHARSFDYPERLEVVEIGDRIDL, encoded by the coding sequence ATGGCACACGAACTCGGCGAGAGCGACTGGGGGGACTGGCTCCCGACGGCCGTCGCCGACGCCGACCCCGACGGCGTCGCGATCTGGTATCTGGGGTGTAACGGCTTCGTGTTGAAAGGCAGCGACGGCACGACGCTCTTTATCGACCCCTACTGCGGGCTCGGTGACCCGCCGCGGACGGTGCGGATGATCCCCGTCCCGTTCGACCCCACGGACGTGCGCGAGGCGGACGCGATCCTCGCGACGCACGAACACTCCGATCACGTCCACGGGCCGACGCAGGCGCCGATCCTCGCGTCGACCGGCGCCGACTACTACGCCCCCGACGCCAGCATGGCGACCGTCGAGGGAGGGGGCTGGATCGACGACTGGAGCGTCGTCGCCGAACAGTTCGTCACCGTCACCGAGGACGAGACGTTCGAGGTGGGCGAGTTCACGATCACCGTCGTCGCCGTGAACGACCCCGACGCCGACCATCCGGTCGGCTACGTGATCGAACACGACGCCGGCACCGTCTTCCACGGCGGCGACACCCGTCCCGCGGACTCCTTCCGCTCCCTCGCCAACCGCTTCGACATCGACCTCGGCGTCCTCGCGTTCGGATCGGCCGGCCGCATCCCGGACAAGGAGACTCGGGAACCCAAACGGACGCAGTGGTACGCCGACGAGAACGGGGTGGTCCGCGCGGCCAACGCGCTCGAACTGGATCGCCTCGTGCCGAGTCACTGGGACATGTGGAAGGGCTTGACCGCCGATCCGACCGTCCTCCATCACCACGCGCGGAGCTTCGACTACCCGGAGCGACTGGAGGTCGTCGAGATCGGGGATCGGATCGACCTGTAG
- a CDS encoding presenilin family intramembrane aspartyl protease PSH, with product MNAREVRGAAVAAVLFLLVQVGALAMVGPFETAGYQAVEDPSDPTNSLVYIAAILVATALMLAAFKYAFERAVKAVVLLSSALVSWYVFAVVTPPLVTVGPVNVVAVALSIGVALALLIYPEWYVVDAAGVVMGIGAGALFGISFGLLPAILLLSVLAVYDAISVYGTRHMLSLAEGVMELRIPVILVVPLSLSYSLLADDFSGANEVHEDEESAAVADGDGAPVDDDEESATDDEAPGDADEPTRDAFFIGLGDAVMPTVMVASGAFFSPAASLGVAGLPALNLPALLSMVGTFLGLGILLWAVLKGRAHAGLPLLNGGAIGGYLLGSVLAGVPLVRALGLAAYL from the coding sequence ATGAACGCGCGCGAGGTTCGCGGCGCCGCCGTCGCCGCGGTGCTCTTCTTGCTCGTCCAGGTCGGTGCGCTCGCGATGGTCGGTCCCTTCGAGACGGCGGGCTATCAGGCCGTCGAGGACCCCTCCGACCCGACCAACAGCCTCGTCTACATCGCCGCCATCCTCGTCGCCACGGCGCTGATGCTCGCGGCCTTCAAGTACGCCTTCGAGCGGGCGGTCAAGGCCGTCGTCCTGCTCTCCAGCGCCCTCGTCTCGTGGTACGTCTTCGCCGTCGTCACGCCGCCACTCGTCACCGTCGGCCCGGTCAACGTCGTCGCCGTCGCGCTCTCTATCGGCGTCGCGCTCGCCCTCCTGATCTACCCCGAGTGGTACGTCGTCGACGCCGCGGGGGTGGTGATGGGCATCGGCGCCGGCGCCCTCTTCGGCATCAGTTTCGGTCTCCTCCCCGCCATCCTCCTCCTCTCGGTGCTCGCCGTCTACGACGCCATCAGCGTCTACGGCACCCGTCACATGCTCAGCCTCGCGGAGGGCGTGATGGAACTGCGCATCCCCGTCATCCTCGTCGTTCCGCTCTCCCTTTCGTACTCCCTCCTCGCCGACGACTTCTCGGGCGCGAACGAGGTCCACGAGGACGAGGAGTCGGCGGCGGTGGCCGACGGGGACGGAGCGCCGGTGGATGACGACGAGGAATCGGCGACAGACGACGAAGCGCCCGGCGACGCGGACGAACCCACCCGCGACGCCTTCTTCATCGGCCTCGGCGACGCCGTCATGCCGACGGTCATGGTCGCCAGTGGCGCCTTCTTCTCGCCGGCGGCGTCGCTCGGCGTCGCGGGCCTGCCCGCGCTCAACCTCCCCGCGCTCCTGTCGATGGTCGGCACCTTCCTCGGCCTCGGCATCCTGCTCTGGGCAGTGCTGAAGGGGCGCGCTCACGCCGGGCTTCCGCTGCTCAACGGCGGGGCCATCGGCGGCTACCTCCTCGGCTCCGTCCTCGCGGGTGTCCCGCTGGTTCGGGCACTCGGGCTGGCCGCGTACCTCTAG
- a CDS encoding sensor histidine kinase — protein sequence MIESRTFVEWFDTLQEVDLPSCSYVASLGVVGGIGATSLGLHTLHLLMQSEGLYTRLLGTLIPMGLSMMLLMTMVRIHRRKEADIAARIGIWCVIGAVVIVAVGVVSITYQRVNGVVMTDVPFVLTSHATVGALLGALIGSYDGERRRRERDLHAEHERTRQLSSRLTILNRVFRHDIRNAVNVILGYASHIKGGRIDRRQAMARIDEKARELQEMSDCARRFEWLLDEEAATTRPIDIGPPLRTKASTLAGEGVTVETTIPESVEVRSTPLIEEAIDELLTNAVEHNDAPRPHLAITVRSPECDGGERDAVTIEVRDNGPGIPEHELDVLERGHETELRHSSGLGLWFVHWTVDASNGRLTFDQNSPRGSVVEVHLPSTTASATDRLHDESRHDAVSDVAPSTANDRDEPTVTDR from the coding sequence ATGATCGAGAGCCGGACGTTCGTGGAGTGGTTCGATACCCTGCAGGAAGTCGATCTGCCCTCGTGCAGCTACGTTGCGTCACTCGGTGTCGTCGGTGGGATCGGCGCTACCTCGCTCGGCCTCCATACCCTGCATCTGTTGATGCAGTCGGAAGGGCTCTACACGCGGCTACTCGGAACCCTCATTCCGATGGGCCTCTCGATGATGCTGTTGATGACGATGGTCAGAATCCACCGGCGCAAGGAAGCGGACATCGCCGCTCGCATCGGAATCTGGTGTGTCATCGGCGCCGTCGTCATCGTCGCGGTGGGCGTCGTCTCGATCACCTATCAGCGGGTCAACGGCGTCGTGATGACGGACGTTCCCTTCGTTCTGACCAGCCACGCGACGGTCGGCGCCCTTTTGGGCGCGCTCATCGGGTCGTACGACGGAGAACGACGCCGAAGGGAGCGTGACCTGCACGCGGAGCACGAACGAACTCGGCAGTTGAGCAGCCGGCTTACGATCCTCAATCGCGTCTTCCGCCACGACATTCGCAACGCCGTCAACGTGATCCTCGGATACGCGAGCCACATCAAGGGGGGGCGAATCGACCGCAGGCAGGCGATGGCGCGGATCGACGAGAAGGCACGTGAGCTACAGGAGATGAGCGACTGTGCCCGTCGATTCGAGTGGTTACTGGACGAAGAGGCGGCCACCACGAGACCGATCGATATCGGTCCGCCGCTCCGGACGAAGGCGTCGACACTCGCCGGCGAGGGCGTCACCGTCGAGACGACGATTCCCGAGTCGGTCGAAGTTCGCAGCACCCCGCTGATCGAGGAAGCGATCGACGAACTTCTGACCAACGCCGTCGAACACAACGACGCGCCGAGGCCTCATCTCGCCATCACCGTCCGATCGCCGGAGTGTGACGGCGGAGAGCGCGACGCCGTGACGATCGAAGTTCGTGACAACGGTCCGGGAATCCCCGAACACGAACTGGACGTGCTCGAACGCGGCCACGAGACGGAGCTTCGGCACTCGAGCGGCCTCGGTCTCTGGTTCGTTCACTGGACTGTCGACGCCTCGAACGGCCGTCTCACGTTCGATCAGAACAGCCCCCGGGGAAGCGTCGTCGAAGTCCACCTGCCGTCAACGACGGCGAGCGCCACGGATCGGCTACACGACGAGTCGAGACACGATGCGGTTTCGGACGTCGCTCCGTCCACGGCCAACGACCGAGACGAACCGACAGTCACCGATCGCTGA
- a CDS encoding sensor histidine kinase, whose amino-acid sequence MALQWTPYTLVLLLVGGLLTAFAVSLRYLGREDGMPGAKLGGSLMLAGGAWVFCFVAQLSSTTLAAKLLWRVLTTAAILSLVLVWLAYVCWYTARSEWLSRRAFGLCSLVPASLLAVAAVPAARRSLFADAELLRVGSFVVLDAAYAPLFFGYVVVGYALFAASLLLLVAAAIGSRGILRWQLAVLLSFAMLPGSAVVLDLLGYAPTPGLDFGPLSVAVTAVAGAFSVTRFGWLDLTPIARDQVFRAIVDAVVVVDADGRVVDLNRQAERIAGTSAAAAVGRRLPDLIPELASPLDARDATDEPARSEVSIATPDGRRVFDLQLSSVGDAVDDRDGYALILHDITTRKAAEERVERRNRTVERMLRVVNDLTAAHTVEAVFQRAVEGGHEMFGPDACRIAVVEGDRFVPVASAGDDHDDPSPQRIGSGFAGTTYRSGDPVVVDDLTDVRGASALDTGSSRPYRSLLSAPIGDHGVVQLLSTDSGAFDEDDREMIALFTSHVETAVDRAETEAELRDERDRLEEFASVVAHDLRNPLTIASGRLELLADAEDAPSEHVEPLRTALDRMESIITDILRLARQGDAIGEVETVDLSACVDDAWRSVDTDAARLRRADDLGTVRADRGRLQQLFENLFRNCVEHGSTNNRRESAGDTVEHGSTESRPKSGDSVDHGSTASHSDDAAPSVTVRVGPLDRATGFYVADDGPGIPPDRRDHVFEYGHSSTADGTGIGLAVVERIVRAHGWEITVGESADGGARFDVVVE is encoded by the coding sequence ATGGCGCTACAGTGGACCCCGTACACGCTCGTCCTGTTGCTCGTTGGCGGCCTCCTGACGGCCTTCGCCGTATCCCTCCGGTATCTCGGTCGCGAGGACGGGATGCCGGGGGCGAAACTGGGTGGCTCCCTGATGCTCGCCGGCGGCGCGTGGGTGTTCTGTTTCGTCGCGCAGCTGTCGAGCACGACGCTCGCGGCGAAGCTACTCTGGCGCGTCCTCACGACCGCCGCCATCCTGTCGCTGGTGCTCGTCTGGCTGGCGTACGTCTGCTGGTACACCGCTCGGTCGGAGTGGCTCTCTCGGCGAGCGTTCGGACTCTGCTCGCTCGTCCCCGCGAGCCTGCTGGCCGTCGCGGCGGTCCCCGCTGCGCGACGCTCCCTGTTCGCCGACGCCGAGTTACTCCGGGTCGGTTCGTTCGTGGTCCTCGACGCCGCGTACGCCCCGCTCTTTTTCGGCTACGTCGTCGTCGGCTACGCGCTGTTCGCCGCGTCGCTCCTGTTGCTCGTGGCCGCGGCCATCGGATCGCGTGGCATCCTCCGCTGGCAGCTCGCCGTCCTGCTGTCGTTCGCGATGCTCCCCGGGAGCGCCGTCGTCCTCGACCTGCTCGGCTACGCCCCGACGCCGGGGCTCGACTTCGGGCCGCTGTCCGTCGCGGTGACCGCCGTCGCTGGCGCGTTCAGCGTCACCCGGTTCGGGTGGCTGGACCTGACCCCCATCGCCAGGGATCAGGTGTTTCGCGCCATCGTCGACGCCGTCGTCGTCGTCGACGCGGACGGACGGGTCGTCGACCTCAACCGACAGGCCGAACGGATCGCCGGCACCTCGGCGGCGGCGGCGGTCGGTCGGCGACTCCCCGATCTGATCCCCGAACTCGCGTCGCCGCTCGACGCCCGCGACGCGACCGACGAGCCGGCGCGCTCGGAGGTGTCGATAGCGACGCCGGACGGCCGGCGGGTGTTCGACCTGCAGCTCTCGTCGGTCGGAGACGCCGTCGACGACCGGGACGGCTACGCGTTGATCCTCCACGACATCACGACCCGAAAGGCGGCCGAGGAGCGCGTGGAGCGACGGAACCGGACGGTCGAACGGATGCTGCGGGTCGTCAACGACCTCACTGCGGCCCACACGGTCGAGGCGGTGTTCCAGCGGGCCGTCGAGGGCGGTCACGAGATGTTCGGTCCCGACGCCTGTCGGATCGCCGTCGTCGAGGGCGACCGGTTCGTGCCCGTGGCGAGCGCCGGCGACGATCACGACGATCCGTCGCCACAGCGGATCGGGTCGGGGTTCGCGGGCACGACGTACCGTTCCGGTGACCCCGTCGTGGTCGACGATCTGACCGACGTGCGCGGCGCCTCCGCCCTCGATACGGGATCGTCGCGACCCTACCGGTCGCTGTTGAGCGCCCCCATCGGGGACCACGGCGTCGTACAACTGCTGTCGACCGACTCCGGGGCGTTCGACGAGGACGACCGCGAGATGATCGCCCTCTTCACGTCACACGTCGAGACGGCCGTCGACCGCGCCGAGACGGAGGCGGAGCTTCGAGACGAGCGTGACCGACTCGAGGAGTTCGCGAGCGTCGTCGCCCACGATCTGCGAAATCCACTGACCATCGCCAGCGGACGGCTCGAACTCCTCGCGGACGCCGAGGACGCGCCGAGCGAACACGTCGAGCCCCTCCGGACGGCGCTCGACCGCATGGAGTCGATCATCACCGACATCCTCAGGCTCGCTCGGCAGGGCGACGCCATCGGGGAGGTGGAGACGGTCGACCTGTCGGCCTGCGTCGACGACGCGTGGCGGAGCGTGGACACCGACGCGGCCCGCCTGCGACGCGCCGACGACCTCGGCACCGTTCGGGCGGATCGCGGCCGACTCCAGCAACTGTTCGAGAATCTGTTTCGGAATTGCGTGGAACATGGTTCCACGAACAACCGGCGCGAAAGCGCCGGTGATACTGTGGAGCACGGCTCCACTGAAAGCCGGCCGAAGTCCGGCGATAGCGTCGACCACGGCTCGACCGCGTCCCACTCGGACGACGCCGCCCCCTCGGTCACCGTTCGGGTCGGCCCCCTCGACCGGGCGACGGGGTTCTACGTCGCCGACGACGGCCCCGGGATCCCGCCCGACCGACGCGACCACGTCTTCGAGTACGGACACTCCTCGACCGCCGACGGCACCGGCATCGGATTGGCCGTCGTCGAACGGATCGTACGCGCCCACGGCTGGGAGATCACGGTCGGGGAGTCCGCCGACGGCGGCGCGCGCTTCGACGTGGTCGTCGAGTGA
- the srp19 gene encoding signal recognition particle subunit SRP19, translated as MVENVIWPAYLDASKTRAEGRRVPRDQAVDDPTVDEIAEAVQQVGYDAVIERDKTYSREFDPRGRVLVQGADDATKNDLVQAIAAYVGILRE; from the coding sequence ATGGTGGAGAACGTCATCTGGCCCGCCTATCTCGACGCGTCGAAGACGCGCGCCGAGGGGCGGCGCGTCCCCCGCGATCAGGCGGTCGACGACCCGACGGTCGACGAGATCGCCGAGGCCGTTCAGCAGGTCGGCTACGACGCGGTCATCGAACGCGACAAGACCTACTCCCGGGAGTTCGACCCTCGCGGGCGCGTCCTGGTGCAGGGGGCCGACGACGCGACGAAAAACGACCTCGTGCAGGCCATCGCGGCCTACGTGGGTATCCTCCGCGAGTGA
- a CDS encoding H/ACA ribonucleoprotein complex subunit GAR1 yields MRRLGTVTRTAGGLAIVRCDDGDGVPDIGTGALDESLSDVGRVVDVFGPVSRPYLAVSPAARVRLPDLLGTTLYAR; encoded by the coding sequence ATGCGCCGCCTCGGCACCGTCACCCGAACCGCGGGGGGGTTGGCCATCGTCCGCTGTGACGATGGCGACGGCGTTCCCGACATCGGCACGGGCGCCCTCGACGAATCGCTCTCCGACGTGGGCCGCGTCGTCGACGTGTTCGGCCCCGTCTCCCGCCCGTATCTCGCCGTCTCGCCCGCGGCCCGCGTCCGCCTGCCGGACCTCCTCGGGACGACGCTGTACGCCCGCTGA
- the btuC gene encoding vitamin B12 ABC transporter permease BtuC: MYTSVRTGAWVVGLLGALVAVTLVSATIGPVAIGVRSVADIALAALLGGTAAAPESHRTIVMSIRLPRIVLGAIVGFALAAAGTVMQGFFRNPMADPSIVGVSAGAATGAVAAIVAPVAVPVALPVAAFVGALLAAFGVYGLASEGGRTPVGTLLLAGVAVQTFLGAVVSFMLVSAGRDLREAIYWLMGHLQHSTWTEAGVAAAVVVPCFFGLLVYARDLNVLLLGEEDAGSLGIEVERSKRLLLAVSSLLTAAAVAVAGVIGFVGLVVPHIMRLLVGPDHRILLPTSALAGAAFLVATDTVARAGPAELPVGIVTAAVGAPFFLYLLRKREVRTP, from the coding sequence ATGTACACGAGCGTCCGGACGGGCGCGTGGGTCGTCGGGCTACTCGGAGCGCTCGTCGCCGTGACGCTCGTCAGCGCGACGATTGGCCCGGTCGCAATCGGGGTCCGGAGCGTCGCCGACATTGCGCTCGCGGCACTGCTCGGCGGCACGGCCGCGGCGCCGGAGAGCCACCGGACCATCGTCATGTCGATCCGGCTCCCTCGCATCGTCCTCGGCGCCATCGTCGGCTTCGCCCTCGCGGCGGCGGGGACGGTGATGCAGGGCTTCTTCCGGAACCCGATGGCCGACCCCTCCATCGTCGGCGTCTCCGCGGGCGCGGCGACGGGGGCAGTGGCGGCCATCGTCGCGCCGGTCGCCGTCCCCGTCGCGCTTCCCGTCGCCGCGTTCGTCGGCGCCCTGCTCGCCGCCTTCGGCGTCTACGGCCTCGCGTCGGAGGGCGGGCGGACGCCCGTGGGGACGCTCCTGCTCGCCGGCGTGGCCGTCCAGACCTTCCTCGGCGCCGTCGTCTCCTTCATGCTCGTCAGCGCTGGGCGAGACCTGCGCGAGGCAATCTACTGGCTGATGGGCCACCTCCAGCACAGCACGTGGACCGAGGCCGGCGTCGCCGCCGCCGTCGTCGTCCCCTGCTTTTTCGGCCTCCTCGTGTACGCGCGCGACCTGAACGTCCTCCTCCTCGGCGAGGAGGACGCGGGGTCGCTCGGCATCGAGGTAGAGCGGAGTAAACGCCTTCTGCTCGCGGTGTCGAGCCTCCTCACCGCTGCGGCGGTGGCCGTCGCGGGCGTCATCGGCTTCGTCGGCCTCGTCGTGCCCCACATCATGCGCCTGCTCGTCGGCCCGGACCACCGGATTCTCCTCCCGACGAGCGCGCTCGCCGGCGCCGCGTTCCTCGTGGCGACCGACACCGTCGCGCGCGCCGGCCCCGCCGAACTCCCGGTGGGCATCGTCACCGCCGCGGTCGGGGCTCCCTTCTTCCTCTACCTGCTCCGCAAGCGGGAGGTGCGGACGCCGTGA